Proteins encoded by one window of Melanotaenia boesemani isolate fMelBoe1 chromosome 10, fMelBoe1.pri, whole genome shotgun sequence:
- the sephs1 gene encoding selenide, water dikinase 1 — MHSGAVPALLSGSTANVKLWGGPRVSSDMSVRESFNPESYELDKNFRLTRFAELKGTGCKVPQDVLQKLLETLQENHYQEDEQFLGAVMPRLGIGMDTCVIPLRHGGLSLVQTTDYIYPIVDDPYMMGRIACANVLSDLYAMGVTECDNMLMLLGVSNKMSEKERDKVMPLIIQGFKDASEEAGTSVTGGQTVLNPWVVMGGVATTVCQPNEFIMPDNAVPGDVLVLTKPLGTQVAVAVHQWLDIPEKWNKIKLVVTQEDVELAYHEAMMNMARLNRTAAGLMHTFNAHAATDITGFGILGHAQTLARQQRSEVSFVIHNLPVLAKMAAVSKACGNMFGLMHGTCPETSGGLLICLPREQAARFCAEIKSPKYGEGHQAWIIGIVEKGNRTARIIDKPRIIEVAPQAATQNVNPTPGATS; from the exons ATGCATTCTGGAGCCGTCCCCGCTCTTCTGTCGGGATCCACCGCTAACGTGAAGCTG TGGGGAGGACCCAGAGTTTCTTCAGACATGTCTGTGAGGGAATCTTTTAACCCTGAAAGCTATGAGCTGGACAAGAACTTCAGGCTCACGCGCTTTGCTGAGCTCAAAGGCACAGGCTGCAAG GTCCCCCAAGATGTGTTACAAAAGCTGCTAGAAACCTTACAGGAGAACCACTATCAAGAGGATGAACAGTTCCTGGGGGCAGTGATGCCTCGATTAG gCATAGGTATGGACACCTGTGTGATCCCGCTCAGACATGGTGGGCTTTCTTTGGTCCAGACAACAGACTACATCTATCCCATTGTGGATGATCCCTACATGATG ggAAGAATCGCTTGTGCCAATGTTCTAAGTGACCTGTACGCCATGGGAGTGACGGAGTGTGATAACATGTTGATGCTTCTAGGAGTCAGCAACAAAATGTCAGAGAAA GAAAGAGACAAAGTCATGCCACTAATCATCCAGGGATTTAAAGATGCATCAGAAGAGGCCGGCACATCTGTAACTGGAGGACAAACAGTGCTTAACCCCTGGGTTGTGATGGGAGGAGTTGCCACAACAGTCTGCCAGCCCAATGAGTTTATCAT GCCAGACAATGCAGTGCCGGGAGACGTGTTGGTGTTGACCAAACCTCTTGGAACACAAGTGGCTGTTGCTGTGCACCAGTGGCTGGATATT CCTGAAAAGTGGAACAAGATAAAGCTTGTGGTGACCCAGGAAGATGTAGAGCTGGCCTACCACGAAGCCATGATGAACATGGCCCGGCTCAACAGGACTG CTGCTGGTCTCATGCACACCTTCAACGCCCACGCAGCCACCGACATCACAGGGTTCGGCATCCTCGGCCACGCTCAGACGCTGGCACGGCAACAGCGAAGTGAGGTATCATTCGTGATCCACAACCTCCCAGTACTTGCCAAGATGGCTGCCGTGTCAAAGGCCTGCGGGAACATGTTTGGACTCATGCATGGCACCTGCCCTGAAACATCAG GAGGCCTGCTTATCTGTTTGCCTCGGGAGCAGGCTGCCCGCTTCTGTGCCGAGATCAAATCTCCAAAATACGGAGAGGGCCACCAAGCGTGGATCATCGGGATTGTAGAGAAAGGAAACCGCACAGCTCGCATCATAGACAAGCCACGAATCATAGAGGTGGCGCCACAAGCAGCCACGCAGAATGTCAACCCAACACCCGGTGCAACTTCTTAA
- the cpt1b gene encoding carnitine O-palmitoyltransferase 1, muscle isoform isoform X1, giving the protein MAEAHQAVGFQFTVHPDGVDLKLSQEVIKNIYLSGVTAWKKRAIQFKNGVLAGVYPASPSSWMIVVIAMMSSLYIHVDPSLGMIDAIKENLPYKDCVSVQTRAVLSAMLFATGLWLFLIYLLRYTLKALLSYHGWIFESHGKMSTSTKVWLSLVKMFSGRRPLLYSFQASLPRLPVPSVDDTIKRYLESVRPLLDNEQYTQMEILANDFKETRAARLQRYLILKSWWATNYVSDWWEEYIYLKGRSPIMVNSNFYIMDFLYVTPTHRQAARAGNMVHAMLQYRRKLERGEHAPLRALGTVPLCSTQMERMFNTTRIPGIETDIVQHLTDRKHLIVYHKGRFFQVWLYTGGRHLLPSELETQFQRILNDTSEPQPGEHKLAALTAGDRLPWARARIKYFSQGVNKVSLDAIESAAFFLALDDEPEGYNPAKNNSLDSYAKSLLHGKCYDRWFDKSFTLISYPNGKMGVNVEHSWADAPIVGHMWEYVLATDCFHLGYTEEGHCKGDVNRGLSFPTRLQWQISEECQDIVETSYLSAKQIADDVDFCGYLFNEFGKGLIKKCRTSPDAFIQLALQLAQFRDQSVFCLTYESSMTRMFRDGRTETVRSCTSEAVAFVRAMEDTGATNAHRLVLFRKAAEKHQNMYRMAMTGSGIDRHLFCLYIVSKYLGVDSPFLTKVLSEPWKLSTSQTPQQQLNLVDTNKFPKYVGAGGGFGPVADDGYGVSYIIVGENLITFHISSKFSNPKTDSHKFGQHIQKAMTDIQALFKLDNDKKTEEHAKCVHLENGKKHI; this is encoded by the exons ATGGCTGAAGCCCATCAGGCAGTGGGCTTCCAGTTCACTGTGCACCCTGATGGCGTGGACCTGAAACTGAGCCAAGAGGTCATCAAGAACATCTACTTGTCAGGAGTGACAGCGTGGAAGAAGAGAGCCATTCAATTTAAG AATGGTGTACTGGCTGGAGTCTACCCTGCCAGTCCATCCAGCTGGATGATAGTTGTGATCGCCATGATGAGTTCCTTGTATATTCACGTAGACCCCTCTCTGGGAATGATTGATGCCATCAAGGAAAACCTGCCATACAA AGACTGTGTATCAGTGCAGACCAGAGCAGTGCTGAGTGCCATGCTGTTTGCCACTGGACTGTGGCTGTTCCTCATCTACCTCCTGAGATACACTCTCAAAGCTCTGCTCTCCTACCATGGATGGATCTTTGAATCCCATGGAAAAATGAGTACATCTACCAAAGTGTGGCTg AGCCTGGTAAAGATGTTTTCTGGACGCAGGCCACTGCTCTACAGTTTCCAGGCCTCCTTACCCCGGCTTCCTGTGCCCAGTGTGGATGATACTATTAAAAGG TACCTTGAATCGGTGCGTCCTCTGCTGGACAATGAGCAGTACACCCAAATGGAGATTTTGGCCAATGACTTTAAAGAAACCAGAGCAGCCCGGCTACAGAGATACCTGATCCTAAAATCCTGGTGGGCAACAAATTAT GTAAGTGACTGGTGGGAGGAGTACATCTACCTCAAAGGCAGGAGTCCCATCATGGTCAACAGCAATTTTTATATAATG GATTTTTTGTACGTGACCCCAACACACCGACAGGCTGCAAGGGCAGGAAACATGGTCCATGCTATGTTGCAATACAGACGCAAACTGGAGCGTGGTGAACATGCACCG cTGAGGGCTTTGGGGACCGTCCCTTTGTGTTCCACTCAGATGGAGAGGATGTTTAACACCACCCGCATCCCCGGCATTGAAACTG ATATCGTGCAACACCTGACTGACCGAAAGCACCTGATCGTCTATCACAAAGGCCGATTCTTCCAAGTGTGGCTGTACACAGGAGGGCGCCATCTTTTACCCAGTGAACTGGAGACCCAGTTTCAAAGGATCCTCAATGATACATCAGAACCTCAACCTGGTGAACATAAACTAGCTGCTTTGACTGCAGGAGACAG ACTTCCATGGGCCCGGGCTCGgattaaatattttagtcaGGGAGTAAACAAAGTGTCTCTTGATGCCATTGAGTCGGCTGCTTTCTTCTTGGCACTTGATGATGAGCCAGAGGGTTACAACCCAGCAAAGAATAACTCACTTGATAGTTACGCCAAGTCCCTGCTACATGGAAAATGTTACGACAG GTGGTTTGACAAGTCTTTCACCTTAATTTCATATCCAAATGGAAAGATGGGAGTAAATGTTGAGCATTCTTGGGCTGATGCACCAATCGTGGGACATATGTGGGAG TATGTTCTTGCAACAGACTGCTTCCATCTTGGCTACACAGAGGAGGGGCATTGTAAAGGGGACGTGAACAGAGGCCTGTCTTTTCCCACCCGACTACAGTGGCAGATTTCAGAGGAG TGCCAAGACATTGTGGAAACTTCATACCTGTCAGCCAAACAGATAGCAGATGATGTGGACTTCTGTGGCTATCTGTTTAATGAGTTTGGGAAAGGCCTGATCAAGAAGTGCAGAACAAGCCCCGATGCGTTCATTCAGCTGGCCCTGCAGTTAGCACAGTTCAGG GACCagagtgttttctgtttgacgTATGAGTCATCAATGACTCGTATGTTCAGAGACGGACGGACAGAGACGGTACGTTCCTGCACCTCTGAGGCTGTTGCTTTTGTCAGAGCCATGGAGGACACGGGTGCAACG AATGCCCACAGGCTTGTACTGTTTCGTAAAGCAGCAGAGAAGCATCAAAACATGTATCGTATGGCCATGACTGGATCTGGCATCGACCGTCACCTCTTCTGTCTTTACATAGTGTCCAAATACCTCGGTGTTGACTCGCCATTTCTTACAAAG GTACTTTCTGAGCCATGGAAGTTGTCCACAAGCCAGACTCCACAGCAGCAGCTAAATTTAGTGGACACTAACAAGTTCCCTAAATATGTGGGCGCTGGAGGTGGATTTGGTCCT GTGGCTGATGATGGCTATGGTGTGTCGTATATCATCGTTGGAGAAAACCTCATCACATTCCACATTTCCAGCAAATTCTCCAATCCTAAAACG GACTCTCACAAGTTCGGTCAGCACATTCAGAAGGCCATGACTGATATCCAAGCACTTTTTAAACTTGACAATGATAAGAAGACAGAGGAGCATGCAAAATGTGTACATCTGGAAAATGGGAAAAAGCACATTTAA
- the cpt1b gene encoding carnitine O-palmitoyltransferase 1, muscle isoform isoform X2 — protein sequence MPSRKTCHTISIMPFLSRDCVSVQTRAVLSAMLFATGLWLFLIYLLRYTLKALLSYHGWIFESHGKMSTSTKVWLSLVKMFSGRRPLLYSFQASLPRLPVPSVDDTIKRYLESVRPLLDNEQYTQMEILANDFKETRAARLQRYLILKSWWATNYVSDWWEEYIYLKGRSPIMVNSNFYIMDFLYVTPTHRQAARAGNMVHAMLQYRRKLERGEHAPLRALGTVPLCSTQMERMFNTTRIPGIETDIVQHLTDRKHLIVYHKGRFFQVWLYTGGRHLLPSELETQFQRILNDTSEPQPGEHKLAALTAGDRLPWARARIKYFSQGVNKVSLDAIESAAFFLALDDEPEGYNPAKNNSLDSYAKSLLHGKCYDRWFDKSFTLISYPNGKMGVNVEHSWADAPIVGHMWEYVLATDCFHLGYTEEGHCKGDVNRGLSFPTRLQWQISEECQDIVETSYLSAKQIADDVDFCGYLFNEFGKGLIKKCRTSPDAFIQLALQLAQFRDQSVFCLTYESSMTRMFRDGRTETVRSCTSEAVAFVRAMEDTGATNAHRLVLFRKAAEKHQNMYRMAMTGSGIDRHLFCLYIVSKYLGVDSPFLTKVLSEPWKLSTSQTPQQQLNLVDTNKFPKYVGAGGGFGPVADDGYGVSYIIVGENLITFHISSKFSNPKTDSHKFGQHIQKAMTDIQALFKLDNDKKTEEHAKCVHLENGKKHI from the exons ATGCCATCAAGGAAAACCTGCCATACAA TCAGCATTATGCCTTTTCTGAGCAGAGACTGTGTATCAGTGCAGACCAGAGCAGTGCTGAGTGCCATGCTGTTTGCCACTGGACTGTGGCTGTTCCTCATCTACCTCCTGAGATACACTCTCAAAGCTCTGCTCTCCTACCATGGATGGATCTTTGAATCCCATGGAAAAATGAGTACATCTACCAAAGTGTGGCTg AGCCTGGTAAAGATGTTTTCTGGACGCAGGCCACTGCTCTACAGTTTCCAGGCCTCCTTACCCCGGCTTCCTGTGCCCAGTGTGGATGATACTATTAAAAGG TACCTTGAATCGGTGCGTCCTCTGCTGGACAATGAGCAGTACACCCAAATGGAGATTTTGGCCAATGACTTTAAAGAAACCAGAGCAGCCCGGCTACAGAGATACCTGATCCTAAAATCCTGGTGGGCAACAAATTAT GTAAGTGACTGGTGGGAGGAGTACATCTACCTCAAAGGCAGGAGTCCCATCATGGTCAACAGCAATTTTTATATAATG GATTTTTTGTACGTGACCCCAACACACCGACAGGCTGCAAGGGCAGGAAACATGGTCCATGCTATGTTGCAATACAGACGCAAACTGGAGCGTGGTGAACATGCACCG cTGAGGGCTTTGGGGACCGTCCCTTTGTGTTCCACTCAGATGGAGAGGATGTTTAACACCACCCGCATCCCCGGCATTGAAACTG ATATCGTGCAACACCTGACTGACCGAAAGCACCTGATCGTCTATCACAAAGGCCGATTCTTCCAAGTGTGGCTGTACACAGGAGGGCGCCATCTTTTACCCAGTGAACTGGAGACCCAGTTTCAAAGGATCCTCAATGATACATCAGAACCTCAACCTGGTGAACATAAACTAGCTGCTTTGACTGCAGGAGACAG ACTTCCATGGGCCCGGGCTCGgattaaatattttagtcaGGGAGTAAACAAAGTGTCTCTTGATGCCATTGAGTCGGCTGCTTTCTTCTTGGCACTTGATGATGAGCCAGAGGGTTACAACCCAGCAAAGAATAACTCACTTGATAGTTACGCCAAGTCCCTGCTACATGGAAAATGTTACGACAG GTGGTTTGACAAGTCTTTCACCTTAATTTCATATCCAAATGGAAAGATGGGAGTAAATGTTGAGCATTCTTGGGCTGATGCACCAATCGTGGGACATATGTGGGAG TATGTTCTTGCAACAGACTGCTTCCATCTTGGCTACACAGAGGAGGGGCATTGTAAAGGGGACGTGAACAGAGGCCTGTCTTTTCCCACCCGACTACAGTGGCAGATTTCAGAGGAG TGCCAAGACATTGTGGAAACTTCATACCTGTCAGCCAAACAGATAGCAGATGATGTGGACTTCTGTGGCTATCTGTTTAATGAGTTTGGGAAAGGCCTGATCAAGAAGTGCAGAACAAGCCCCGATGCGTTCATTCAGCTGGCCCTGCAGTTAGCACAGTTCAGG GACCagagtgttttctgtttgacgTATGAGTCATCAATGACTCGTATGTTCAGAGACGGACGGACAGAGACGGTACGTTCCTGCACCTCTGAGGCTGTTGCTTTTGTCAGAGCCATGGAGGACACGGGTGCAACG AATGCCCACAGGCTTGTACTGTTTCGTAAAGCAGCAGAGAAGCATCAAAACATGTATCGTATGGCCATGACTGGATCTGGCATCGACCGTCACCTCTTCTGTCTTTACATAGTGTCCAAATACCTCGGTGTTGACTCGCCATTTCTTACAAAG GTACTTTCTGAGCCATGGAAGTTGTCCACAAGCCAGACTCCACAGCAGCAGCTAAATTTAGTGGACACTAACAAGTTCCCTAAATATGTGGGCGCTGGAGGTGGATTTGGTCCT GTGGCTGATGATGGCTATGGTGTGTCGTATATCATCGTTGGAGAAAACCTCATCACATTCCACATTTCCAGCAAATTCTCCAATCCTAAAACG GACTCTCACAAGTTCGGTCAGCACATTCAGAAGGCCATGACTGATATCCAAGCACTTTTTAAACTTGACAATGATAAGAAGACAGAGGAGCATGCAAAATGTGTACATCTGGAAAATGGGAAAAAGCACATTTAA
- the cpt1b gene encoding carnitine O-palmitoyltransferase 1, muscle isoform isoform X3, whose product MLFATGLWLFLIYLLRYTLKALLSYHGWIFESHGKMSTSTKVWLSLVKMFSGRRPLLYSFQASLPRLPVPSVDDTIKRYLESVRPLLDNEQYTQMEILANDFKETRAARLQRYLILKSWWATNYVSDWWEEYIYLKGRSPIMVNSNFYIMDFLYVTPTHRQAARAGNMVHAMLQYRRKLERGEHAPLRALGTVPLCSTQMERMFNTTRIPGIETDIVQHLTDRKHLIVYHKGRFFQVWLYTGGRHLLPSELETQFQRILNDTSEPQPGEHKLAALTAGDRLPWARARIKYFSQGVNKVSLDAIESAAFFLALDDEPEGYNPAKNNSLDSYAKSLLHGKCYDRWFDKSFTLISYPNGKMGVNVEHSWADAPIVGHMWEYVLATDCFHLGYTEEGHCKGDVNRGLSFPTRLQWQISEECQDIVETSYLSAKQIADDVDFCGYLFNEFGKGLIKKCRTSPDAFIQLALQLAQFRDQSVFCLTYESSMTRMFRDGRTETVRSCTSEAVAFVRAMEDTGATNAHRLVLFRKAAEKHQNMYRMAMTGSGIDRHLFCLYIVSKYLGVDSPFLTKVLSEPWKLSTSQTPQQQLNLVDTNKFPKYVGAGGGFGPVADDGYGVSYIIVGENLITFHISSKFSNPKTDSHKFGQHIQKAMTDIQALFKLDNDKKTEEHAKCVHLENGKKHI is encoded by the exons ATGCTGTTTGCCACTGGACTGTGGCTGTTCCTCATCTACCTCCTGAGATACACTCTCAAAGCTCTGCTCTCCTACCATGGATGGATCTTTGAATCCCATGGAAAAATGAGTACATCTACCAAAGTGTGGCTg AGCCTGGTAAAGATGTTTTCTGGACGCAGGCCACTGCTCTACAGTTTCCAGGCCTCCTTACCCCGGCTTCCTGTGCCCAGTGTGGATGATACTATTAAAAGG TACCTTGAATCGGTGCGTCCTCTGCTGGACAATGAGCAGTACACCCAAATGGAGATTTTGGCCAATGACTTTAAAGAAACCAGAGCAGCCCGGCTACAGAGATACCTGATCCTAAAATCCTGGTGGGCAACAAATTAT GTAAGTGACTGGTGGGAGGAGTACATCTACCTCAAAGGCAGGAGTCCCATCATGGTCAACAGCAATTTTTATATAATG GATTTTTTGTACGTGACCCCAACACACCGACAGGCTGCAAGGGCAGGAAACATGGTCCATGCTATGTTGCAATACAGACGCAAACTGGAGCGTGGTGAACATGCACCG cTGAGGGCTTTGGGGACCGTCCCTTTGTGTTCCACTCAGATGGAGAGGATGTTTAACACCACCCGCATCCCCGGCATTGAAACTG ATATCGTGCAACACCTGACTGACCGAAAGCACCTGATCGTCTATCACAAAGGCCGATTCTTCCAAGTGTGGCTGTACACAGGAGGGCGCCATCTTTTACCCAGTGAACTGGAGACCCAGTTTCAAAGGATCCTCAATGATACATCAGAACCTCAACCTGGTGAACATAAACTAGCTGCTTTGACTGCAGGAGACAG ACTTCCATGGGCCCGGGCTCGgattaaatattttagtcaGGGAGTAAACAAAGTGTCTCTTGATGCCATTGAGTCGGCTGCTTTCTTCTTGGCACTTGATGATGAGCCAGAGGGTTACAACCCAGCAAAGAATAACTCACTTGATAGTTACGCCAAGTCCCTGCTACATGGAAAATGTTACGACAG GTGGTTTGACAAGTCTTTCACCTTAATTTCATATCCAAATGGAAAGATGGGAGTAAATGTTGAGCATTCTTGGGCTGATGCACCAATCGTGGGACATATGTGGGAG TATGTTCTTGCAACAGACTGCTTCCATCTTGGCTACACAGAGGAGGGGCATTGTAAAGGGGACGTGAACAGAGGCCTGTCTTTTCCCACCCGACTACAGTGGCAGATTTCAGAGGAG TGCCAAGACATTGTGGAAACTTCATACCTGTCAGCCAAACAGATAGCAGATGATGTGGACTTCTGTGGCTATCTGTTTAATGAGTTTGGGAAAGGCCTGATCAAGAAGTGCAGAACAAGCCCCGATGCGTTCATTCAGCTGGCCCTGCAGTTAGCACAGTTCAGG GACCagagtgttttctgtttgacgTATGAGTCATCAATGACTCGTATGTTCAGAGACGGACGGACAGAGACGGTACGTTCCTGCACCTCTGAGGCTGTTGCTTTTGTCAGAGCCATGGAGGACACGGGTGCAACG AATGCCCACAGGCTTGTACTGTTTCGTAAAGCAGCAGAGAAGCATCAAAACATGTATCGTATGGCCATGACTGGATCTGGCATCGACCGTCACCTCTTCTGTCTTTACATAGTGTCCAAATACCTCGGTGTTGACTCGCCATTTCTTACAAAG GTACTTTCTGAGCCATGGAAGTTGTCCACAAGCCAGACTCCACAGCAGCAGCTAAATTTAGTGGACACTAACAAGTTCCCTAAATATGTGGGCGCTGGAGGTGGATTTGGTCCT GTGGCTGATGATGGCTATGGTGTGTCGTATATCATCGTTGGAGAAAACCTCATCACATTCCACATTTCCAGCAAATTCTCCAATCCTAAAACG GACTCTCACAAGTTCGGTCAGCACATTCAGAAGGCCATGACTGATATCCAAGCACTTTTTAAACTTGACAATGATAAGAAGACAGAGGAGCATGCAAAATGTGTACATCTGGAAAATGGGAAAAAGCACATTTAA
- the bend7 gene encoding BEN domain-containing protein 7, translating to MNPLPRMEFGERKRKRKSQSFKLVTDEDCDPSHTVNSSCKDANGETKDAAVPDVWLGDEGMEIKRQITGMMRLLSDKTGRVYQRVGTEPGSSTSELQDRHLSWVHQPPVLSLVSEDHQSSNWSSTGDLEPPPSTISRPIHNGPGCGQYSTCSRTLKILNTKDLIRANERNADVLIPAVQETPCCMCNCKGTLQAILYELRTMRRLMQTQKASFGRQEQTASPCQPRLGPSSTSRHMPRKRRPVYKVAQLSVSSTRRAALSTEGTSTLKAAPTESEKREECEKLDSSTANVHPISCDVSTFPAQNDPVAQSTLNPLLNQFQESQALESEVRLAEDYDVFISKAQLDSILVNYTRSGSLLFRKLVCAFFDDATLANSLPNGKRKRGLNDNRKGLDQNIVGAIKVFTEKYCTEHRIEKLPGPRDWVQILQDQIKLARRRLKRDAVEVEENSNELSTSCDYNKPASVEQTAMNMTG from the exons ATGAATCCCCTCCCGAGGATGGAGTTTGGggaaaggaagaggaaaaggaagtCGCAGAGCTTTAAACTGGTCACAGATGAAG ATTGTGACCCTTCACATACGGTGAATTCCAGCTGCAAAGATGCCAATGGTGAAACTAAGGATGCTGCTGTGCCTGATG TTTGGCTAGGTGATGAGGGCATGGAGATCAAAAGGCAAATCACAGGAATGATGAGGCTTCTGAGCGATAAGACTGGTAGGGTTTATCAGCGTGTTGGAACAGAGCCGGGCAGCTCAACATCAGAGCTCCAGGATAGGCACCTGAGTTGGGTGCATCAACCTCCAGTCCTATCTCTTGTATCAGAAGACCACCAAAGCAGCAACTGGAGCTCCACAGGGGACCTAGAGCCTCCACCTTCAACCATATCCAGACCAATTCACAATGGACCAGGCTGTGGACAGTACAGCACCTGCTCCAGAACCCTGAAGATCCTCAACACAAAGGACTTAATCAGAGCCAATGAAAGAAATG CAGATGTGCTCATCCCTGCTGTGCAAGAAACCCCCTGCTGTATGTGTAACTGTAAGGGCACCTTGCAGGCTATACTGTATGAGCTGCGTACCATGAGAAGGCTGATGCAGACTCAGAAAG CATCCTTTGGAAGGCAGGAACAGACAGCATCACCATGCCAACCTCGCCTTGGTCCAAGCTCAACTTCTCGCCATATGCCCCGAAAGAGGAGGCCTGTCTATAAGGTGGCTCAGCTTAGTGTATCCAGCACTAGAAGAGCTGCTCTTTCCACTGAAGGAACATCAACACTTAAAGCTGCACCTACAGAATCAGAAAAAAGGGAGGAATGTGAGAAACTAGACTCATCTACAGCCAATGTGCATCCCATTTCTTGTGATGTTTCTACGTTCCCAGCTCAGAACGATCCAGTAGCACAATCCACACTCAATCCGCTTCTGAACCAATTCCAGGAATCTCAGGCATTAGAG TCTGAGGTGCGCCTTGCAGAGGATTATGATGTGTTTATCTCAAAGGCTCAACTAGACTCCATTCTGGTCAACTATACTCGCTCGGGTAGCCTGTTATTCCGCAAACTG GTATGTGCCTTCTTTGATGATGCTACCTTGGCTAACTCATTGCCAAATGGTAAAAGGAAGAGAGGGCTCAATGATAATCGCAAGGGCTTGGACCAGAACATAGTGGGTGCCATTAAGG tgtTTACAGAGAAATACTGCACTGAACACAGAATAGAGAAGTTGCCTGGTCCACGAGACTGGGTGCAGATCCTTCAAGATCAGATTAAACTTGCGAGACGGAGGCTGAAAAGAG ATGCTGTAGAAGTGGAGGAAAACTCAAACGAACTATCCACAA GTTGTGATTATAACAAGCCTGCAAGTGTGGAACAGACGGCGATGAACATGACTGGTTGA